The following are encoded together in the Coffea arabica cultivar ET-39 chromosome 1c, Coffea Arabica ET-39 HiFi, whole genome shotgun sequence genome:
- the LOC140004211 gene encoding chromatin modification-related protein EAF1 B-like isoform X4, producing the protein MHGCSSASALIVHAEVDSMGGVVEGGVDVGVGTKTSPRRIAIEKVQAELRQEYDVREERRRELEFLEKGGNPLDFNCGKAASVSVQSTSQTDQQPELFVTSEAKGSFAFTASPHGDSVESSGRPRAHSTCEPNSADNLMLFDGENDFIEGDRVAAQPNRTNVVSTEHLSQRDGNSNAKELGDSAAFSLPRKAYKRRTRPSRDGARSSSTDAVLARGSHGSSLPLRHGLRETKVLVSDSENQKEEKVSANSDSKPTSSNGVKVCKSAPSEGQVDMELDCVKAVESVTNLIKGDALDAVVSSNASENIQNDQVNQQSVLDAQKSVSKVAFEETGSFKGKEEAVDMGLECQPHVPVMQPENQSSSGQVNGFSSIKGDDKRNDDHNNSASLGTKVLDSESSCTQTSLSLDGNNDTEMCTNVTIIDSNGIVKEQTSVVEGKPIIDGGQLVEEKTEIKADDSFTFVNDECNSAQQCHKENGYIEKAQEEITEGISDLQNEEKNRSGNEVRDHIVESTEADGCTGLGSGTEKRIIVLFGVNSDPKNENGCSVIPQGSADSSIPKVPEAASPGRVSIAASEGHTSSDVNFTATKADEDSILEEARIIEAKRNRISELSMTNLPMENRRKTQWDFVLEEMSWLANDFAQERIWKKAAAAQLCHQVAYMSRLRFHEQNNSWELKKVAHILARAVTEFWQSVQEEKKVQELQCSRKDCSLALQEYAVRFLKYTSSDVPHSQAEAPMTPDRISDVGITDISWEDHLTEENLFYTVLPGATETYIRSIASHVVKYEKTGSSIQEEVETSAYDAMADADFGSQDNAYEEDEGETSTYDTSAAFEGSKALRFAQKKWKSSNKAYNSRAFEVVADSPFMQCMENKAVNQQPVLMGKRPAGSLNVSFPTKRVRTNNRQRVLSPFSAGTSGCVQMTTKTDGSSGDTNSFQDDQSTLHGGSHLQNNMEVESVGDFEKQLPFDSTEISTKNKKKKKPKHLGSAYEHRWPLDSNFQNEQREHSKKRSESLQLESNGSSGLFGQHIVKKPKMMRPSLDNSFDSGAPIGGSAPSPVASQISNQNKLMKMFSNRDRGRKNKCLKTPASQSGSGSQWSLFEEQALVVLVHDLGPNWELVSDAINSTLQFKCIFRNPKECKERHKMLMDRTGDGADSAEDSGSSQPYNSTLPGIPKGSARQLFQRLQGPMEEDTLRCHFEKIIMIGQKLHPRRKQDPKQLQPPHGSHILALSQFCPNYPSGESIPTPLDLCDATTPNSDIVPLGYQGPHTTGLAMANQGSMAPMLNTCAANSSGPGSSNMIIGNNFSSSPGPINASVRDARYAVPRSASLSAEEQQRMQQYNQMFSGRNIPQPNLSSPGALPGNDRGVRMLPGGNAVGINAGINRGMPIARPGFQGIASSSMLNSGNMIPSGMVAMPCPVNMHTGVGSAQGSSTRPRDAVHMMRPNQNQDSQRQMMGPEFQMQVSQGNNQGIPTFGALSPSFPNQTASPPVSSYTVHHQQPHGMSPQQPHVINPHHPHLPGTNHASSPQQQAYAMRLAKERHLQQQRIMQQQQQQFASSNSMMPHVQPQTQLPISSPPPNNSQIQSQTPSPPVSLSPVTPASPMTSLPQHQQKHQLLPHASARNAQAAGSGHTNQVSKQRQRQPQQQQFQQTGRHHPQQRQQTQSQQQAKVSKGGRGNMMMHQNIAIEPPLLNGISTNPANQSVEKGEQAMHLSQGQALYSASAINPVQSSKPLNLSSNQSHPQQKLYPGQSSTLAKHLQQIPCHSDTINQGHVSPVASGPLSTGHQSVPPHVMSSSNHQRSQVQTNQKLVNQNQPSAQRVLQQNRHVNSDPSTKLQGREAQPDQLSTANSSHMGVATKMPLTSTDAANITQVFSPPSTPQWRASEPLYDTGTSSPAINLGSIGTPPTNSAGNETSSQVGQPGLGLRQSSGNMPLIGQDVSSQWQQQGSQLQEPPSPISKQQQHQHQLQSQQQLPHLHHSQQQTQLVGNSNSLYVRPTDSRLE; encoded by the exons ATGCATGGATGCAGTTCGGCATCTGCTTTAATAGTCCATGCTGAGGTTGATTCGATGGGAGGCGTTGTTGAAGGCGGAGTTGATGTTGGTGTTGGGACCAAGACTTCTCCGCGACGTATAGCCATTGAGAAGGTTCAAGCGGAGCTCAG GCAGGAGTATGATGTTCGAGAGGAAAGGAGGAGGGAGTTGGAATTTCTTGAGAAA GGCGGCAATCCTTTAGATTTCAACTGTGGTAAAGCAGCTTCAGTTAGTGTCCAGTCCACTTCTCAGACCGATCAACAGCCTGAACTCTTTGTGACCAG CGAAGCCAAAGGCAGTTTTGCATTTACTGCTTCGCCTCATGGAGATTCAGTTGAAAGCAGTGGGAGGCCCAGAGCTCATTCCACTTGTGAACCCAATAGTGCTGATAATCTCATGTTATTTGACGGTGAAAATGATTTTATTGAAGGTGATAGGGTCGCTGCACAGCCCAATAGGACTAATGTTGTCTCAACGGAGCATTTGTCCCAGCGAGATGGAAATTCAAATGCAAAAGAATTAGGGGATTCTGCTGCTTTTAGTCTCCCAAGGAAAGCATATAAACGTCGAACTCGGCCAAGCCGTGATGGTGCTCGATCAAGTTCTACTGATGCAGTTCTTGCTCGTGGCTCTCATGGATCTTCTCTGCCTTTACGCCATGGTTTGAGAGAGACCAAAGTATTGGTATCTGATTCAGAAAACCAGAAGGAAGAAAAGGTTTCTGCAAACAGTGATTCAAAGCCTACTAGTTCAAATGGTGTTAAGGTTTGCAAGAGTGCACCCTCTGAAGGTCAGGTGGATATGGAGTTGGACTGTGTAAAGGCAGTAGAATCAGTTACCAACCTGATTAAGGGTGACGCACTGGATGCTGTTGTCAGTTCTAATGCTTCGGAAAACATTCAGAATGACCAAGTTAATCAACAATCAGTCTTGGATGCTCAAAAATCAGTTTCAAAAGTTGCTTTTGAGGAAACTGGATCTTTCAAGGGAAAAGAAGAGGCAGTTGATATGGGGCTTGAATGTCAGCCTCATGTGCCGGTAATGCAACCTGAGAATCAATCTAGTTCTGGTCAAGTGAATGGATTCAGCAGCATCAAGGGAGATGACAAAAGAAATGATGATCACAACAACAGTGCTTCATTGGGTACAAAAGTTTTAGATTCAGAGTCATCTTGCACCCAAACTAGCCTTAGTTTAGATGGGAATAATGATACTGAAATGTGTACTAATGTAACGATTATTGATTCTAATGGCATTGTTAAAGAGCAAACATCTGTGGTGGAAGGGAAACCAATAATAGACGGCGGTCAACTGGTAGAAGAAAAGACAGAGATTAAAGCAGATGATAGTTTTACTTTCGTAAATGATGAATGTAATTCTGCTCAGCAATGCCACAAGGAGAATGGATATATAGAGAAAGCACAGGAAGAAATAACTGAAGGTATATCTGATTTACAAAATGAGGAGAAAAATCGAAGTGGAAATGAAGTTAGGGATCATATAGTTGAGAGCACAGAAGCAGATGGCTGTACTGGTTTGGGTTCAGGAACAGAGAAGAGAATAATTGTTCTGTTTGGTGTTAACTCAGATCCCAAGAATGAAAATGGTTGCTCTGTAATACCTCAGGGTTCTGCTGATTCCTCCATACCAAAAGTACCTGAGGCTGCTTCACCAGGTAGGGTTTCAATTGCTGCTTCAGAGGGACATACATCTTCTGATGTCAATTTCACGGCAACCAAGGCTGATGAAGACTCAATCTTGGAAGAGGCTAGGATTATAGag GCTAAGCGTAATAGGATTTCTGAGTTATctatgacaaacttgccaatggAGAATCGTAGAAAAACTCAGTGGGATTTTGTATTGGAGGAAATGTCATGGTTGGCCAATGATTTTGCTCAG GAGCGCATTTGGAAGAAAGCTGCTGCTGCGCAATTATGTCACCAAGTTGCGTATATGTCCCGGTTAAGATTTCATGAACAGAATAATAGTTGGGAGCTTAAGAAAGTAGCCCACATCTTAGCAAGAGCTGTCACAGAGTTCTGGCAATCTGTACAG GAGGAAAAGAAAGTGCAGGAGCTGCAATGTTCAAGAAAAGATTGTTCACTTGCTCTACAGGAATATGCAGTGAGATTTCTGAAATATACCAGTTCTGATGTTCCTCATAGTCAAGCTGAAGCTCCCATGACTCCAGATAGGATTTCGGATGTAGGAATCACAGACATTTCGTGGGAGGACCATTTGACAGAA GAGAATTTATTCTATACAGTTCTACCTGGGGCTACAGAAACATATATAAGATCCATTGCATCCCATGTAGTAAAATATGAG AAAACTGGCAGTAGCATACAAGAAGAAGTGGAGACATCAGCATATGATGCCATGGCAG ATGCAGACTTTGGATCTCAGGATAATGCATATGAAGAGGATGAAGGAGAAACAAGCACATATGATACATCAGCAGCCTTTGAAGGTAGCAAAGCATTAAGATTTGCTCAGAAGAAGTGGAAAAGCTCGAACAAGGCATACAATTCAAGAGCATTTGAAGTTGTAGCAGATTCACCATTTATGCAGTGCATGGAAAATAAAGCTGTGAATCAACAACCCGTGCTAATGGGAAAACGTCCTGCTGGCAGCCTTAATGTGTCATTCCCGACAAAACGTGTGCGGACTAATAACAGGCAGAGAGTTTTGAGTCCCTTTAGTGCTGGAACATCAGGATGTGTTCAGATGACAACTAAGACGGATGGATCAAGTGGTGATACCAACTCATTCCAGGATGATCAGAGTACTCTGCATGGTGGATCCCATTTGCAGAATAATATGGAGGTTGAGTCAGTGGGGGACTTTGAAAAGCAATTACCATTTGACTCCACAGAAATATccactaaaaataaaaagaagaagaaaccaaAGCATCTG GGATCTGCATATGAACATAGATGGCCTCTTGACTCCAATTTTCAGAATGAGCAG AGAGAGCATTCCAAGAAGAGATCAGAGAGTCTTCAGCTTGAATCAAATGGTAGCAGTG GTTTGTTTGGACAACACATAGTGAAGAAACCAAAGATGATGAGGCCATCACTTGATAATTCTTTTGACAGTGGTGCCCCAATTGGTGGGTCTGCTCCTTCTCCAGTTGCCTCTCAAATCAGTAACCAAAATAAGTTGATGAAGATGTTTAGTAACCGGGATCGGGGTAggaaaaacaaatgtttgaag ACGCCTGCTAGCCAGTCTGGGTCTGGAAGTCAGTGGAGTCTATTTGAAGAACAG GCCCTTGTTGTCCTCGTACATGATTTGGGTCCTAATTGGGAGCTTGTAAGTGATGCCATAAACAGTACTTTGCAATTTAAG TGCATATTCCGCAATCCTAAAGAATGCAAGGAGCGTCATAAGATGTTAATGGACAGGACTGGGGATGGGGCTGACAGCGCAGAGGATTCAGGGTCTTCTCAACCTTATAATTCCACACTGCCTGGCATTCCTAAA GGAAGTGCCAGACAATTATTTCAGCGTTTGCAGGGGCCAATGGAAGAGGATACCCTCAGATGTCATTTTGAAAAGATCATAATGATTGGGCAGAAGCTCCATCCTCGGAGGAAGCAG GATCCGAAGCAACTGCAGCCACCTCACGGCTCTCATATACTTGCTCTTTCCCAGTTTTGTCCAAATTATCCGAGTGGAGAATCTATTCCCAC ACCTCTCGATCTTTGTGATGCAACAACACCAAACTCTGATATTGTTCCTCTTGGGTACCAAGGCCCACACACCACCGGATTAGCTATGGCAAATCAGGGCTCCATGGCCCCAATGCTTAACACTTGTGCTGCTAATTCATCGGGGCCAGGGTCCTCCAATATGATTATTGGCAATAACTTTTCGTCCTCGCCAGGTCCAATCAATGCTTCTGTTAG GGATGCAAGATATGCTGTTCCTAGGTCAGCATCTTTGTCAGCTGAGGAACAGCAGAGAATGCAACAGTATAATCAGATGTTTTCTGGTAGAAACATTCCGCAGCCAAATTTGTCATCTCCCGGAGCTCTTCCTGGAAATGATCGTGGAGTTCGCATGCTACCTGGTGGCAATGCTGTaggcattaatgctggtattaACCGAGGCATGCCAATTGCGAGGCCTGGATTTCAAGGAATTGCATCATCATCTATGCTTAACTCTGGTAATATGATCCCCTCTGGCATGGTGGCGATGCCCTGTCCTGTTAACATGCACACTGGAGTTGGTTCTGCGCAAGGGAGCTCAACAAGACCTCGCGATGCTGTACATATGATGAGG CCTAACCAGAATCAGGACTCTCAACGGCAAATGATGGGGCCCGAGTTTCAGATGCAAGTGTCACAAGGAAATAACCAGGGAATTCCAACGTTTGGTGCATTGAGTCCCTCTTTTCCAAACCAGACAGCCTCTCCACCTGTCTCATCGTACACAGTCCATCATCAGCAGCCACATGGGATGTCTCCTCAACAGCCACATGTTATTAATCCTCATCATCCCCATCTTCCAGGAACCAATCATGCCAGCAGTCCGCAGCAACAAGCCTATGCCATGCGCTTGGCTAAAGAAAGACATCTACAGCAGCAGCGTATtatgcagcagcagcagcaacagtTTGCATCATCTAACTCTATGATGCCTCATGTACAGCCACAGACCCAACTTCCCATCTCATCTCCACCACCAAATAATTCCCAAATTCAATCACAGACACCTTCTCCACCAGTATCACTCTCTCCCGTGACACCAGCCTCTCCCATGACGTCCTTGCCACAGCACCAGCAGAAGCATCAGCTGCTGCCTCATGCTTCAGCCCGGAATGCTCAAGCTGCAGGCAGTGGTCATACAAATCAGGTCAGCAAGCAAAGGCAGCGCCAGCCGCAGCAGCAACAGTTTCAGCAAACTGGCAGGCATCATCCTCAGCAGCGACAACAAACTCAGTCTCAACAGCAAGCCAAAGTTTCAAAAGGAGGGAGAGGGAACATGATGATGCATCAGAATATTGCGATTGAGCCACCACTACTAAATGGCATTTCTACAAATCCTGCAAACCAATCTGTTGAGAAAGGGGAACAGGCGATGCATTTATCACAAGGTCAGGCATTATATTCTGCGTCTGCAATAAACCCTGTTCAATCAAGCAAACCGTTAAATCTTTCCTCAAACCAGTCCCACCCTCAACAAAAGTTGTATCCTGGCCAATCATCTACTCTGGCAAAGCATCTCCAGCAGATACCATGTCATTCTGATACTATTAATCAAGGTCATGTTTCCCCTGTTGCTTCTGGTCCTTTGTCCACAGGTCATCAGTCAGTTCCACCACATGTCATGTCTTCTTCCAATCACCAACGATCACAGGTACAGACAAATCAAAAGTTGGTGAATCAGAATCAACCATCTGCTCAGAGAGTATTGCAACAGAATCGCCATGTAAATTCTGACCCGTCAACTAAGCTGCAGGGAAGGGAAGCTCAACCTGACCAGCTCTCTACAGCCAACTCATCTCATATGGGTGTTGCCACAAAAATGCCTCTGACATCCACTGATGCAGCTAATATAACTCAGGTTTTCTCTCCTCCCAGTACTCCTCAGTGGAGAGCTTCAGAGCCACTGTATGATACTGGTACATCAAGTCCAGCAATAAATTTGGGTTCCATTGGGACCCCACCAACGAATTCTGCTGGTAATGAGACTTCATCTCAAGTTGGTCAACCAGGATTAGGCCTGAGGCAATCTTCCGGTAACATGCCTCTGATCGGACAGGATGTTAGTTCACAGTGGCAGCAGCAGGGATCGCAGCTGCAAGAACCTCCCTCACCTATATCCAAGCAACAGCAACATCAACATCAACTGCAATCCCAACAGCAGCTGCCACACCTGCATCACTCTCAGCAACAGACACAGCTTGTGGGGAATAGCAATAGCTTATATGTTAGGCCCACCGACTCCAGACTGGAATGA